From Osmerus mordax isolate fOsmMor3 chromosome 8, fOsmMor3.pri, whole genome shotgun sequence, a single genomic window includes:
- the btbd6b gene encoding BTB/POZ domain-containing protein 6-B isoform X2: MLLCKYFQETLKRTKKGGKQSGKLPVCYEIVTLSLKKKMAAELYPASINTNLPNSNDAAVTAASKKSIVQVTQTVTVPTTTATQQNINNNNVETSSWQSTHPTLRERNALMFNNEHMADVHFIVGPPGESQKVPAHKYVLAVGSSVFGAMFYGDLAEGESEIHIPDVEPAAFLILLKYMYSDEIELEADTVLATLYAAKKYIVPALAKACVTFLETSLEAKNACVLLSQSRLFEEPDLTQRCWEVIDAQAELALRSDGFCEIDLQTLEIILRRETLNTREAVVFQAVLDWAVAECRRQGLGATARNKRAVLGKALYLVRIPTMTLEEFADGAAQSDVLTLEETHDVFLWYTAANKPKLDFPLAQRTGLAPQRCHRFQSSAYRSNQWRYRGRCDSIQFAVDKRIFIAGLGLYGSSGGKAEYSVKIELKRQGTTLAQNLTTFVSDGSSSTFSVWFEHPVQVEQDAFYTVSAVLDGNELSYFGQEGMTEVQCGKVTFQFQCSSDSTNGTGVQGGQIPELVFYA, encoded by the exons ATGTTGCTGTGCAAATATTTTCAGG AAACCTTGAAAAGGACCAAAAAGGGTGGGAAGCAGTCCGGCAAGCTGCCAGTATGCTATGAAATTGTGACTTTGTCCTTGAAGAAGAAGATGGCTGCAGAACTGTACCCTGCCAGCATCAACACCAACCTCCCGAACAGCAACGACGCCGCAGTGACTGCTGCCAGCAAAAAAAGCATCGTCCAGGTCACCCAAACGGTGACCGTACCGACTACGACTGCTACCCAGCAgaatatcaacaacaacaacgttgAGACTAGCAGCTGGCAGTCAACTCACCCGACATTGCGAGAAAG GAATGCCTTGATGTTCAATAACGAACACATGGCAGATGTACATTTCATTGTGGGTCCTCCTGGCGAATCACAGAAAGTTCCAGCTCACAAG TATGTATTGGCTGTGGGAAGCTCCGTTTTTGGTGCCATGTTTTATGGCGACCTAGCGGAAGGGGAGTCTGAGATTCATATTCCAGATGTGGAGCCTGCTGCTTTCTTAATTCTCTTAAA GTATATGTACAGCGACGAGATTGAACTGGAGGCGGACACGGTGCTGGCCACCCTGTACGCCGCCAAGAAGTACATCGTGCCTGCCCTGGCCAAGGCCTGCGTCACCTTCCTGGAGACCAGCCTGGAGGCCAAGAACGCCTGCGTGCTGCTCTCCCAGAGCCGCCTCTTCGAGGAGCCCGACCTGACGCAGCGCTGCTGGGAGGTGATCGATGCCCAGGCGGAGCTGGCGCTGCGCTCCGACGGCTTCTGCGAGATCGACCTGCAGACCCTGGAGATCATCCTGCGCCGGGAGACCCTCAACACGCGCGAGGCTGTGGTCTTCCAGGCTGTGCTGGACTGGGCCGTGGCCGAGTGCCGGAGGCAAGGGCTGGGGGCTACGGCGCGCAACAAGCGGGCCGTGCTGGGCAAGGCGCTGTACCTGGTGCGCATCCCCACCATGACGCTGGAGGAGTTTGCCGACGGGGCGGCCCAGTCGGACGTCCTGACCCTGGAGGAGACGCACGACGTCTTCCTGTGGTACACGGCCGCCAACAAGCCCAAGCTGGACTTCCCCCTGGCGCAGAGGACGGGCCTGGCCCCGCAGAGGTGCCACCGCTTCCAGTCGTCCGCCTACCGGAGCAACCAGTGGCGCTACCGGGGCCGCTGCGACAGCATCCAGTTTGCGGTGGACAAGCGGATCTTCATCGCCGGGCTGGGCCTGTACGGCTCGAGCGGCGGGAAGGCCGAGTACAGCGTCAAGATCGAACTGAAGCGCCAGGGGACCACCCTGGCACAGAACCTGACCACGTTCGTGTCGGACGGTTCCAGCAGCACGTTCTCGGTGTGGTTCGAGCACCCCGTCCAAGTGGAACAGGACGCTTTCTACACGGTCAGTGCCGTGCTGGATGGGAACGAGCTGAGCTACTTTGGACAGGAAGGCATGACGGAGGTGCAGTGTGGGAAGGTGACCTTCCAGTTCCAGTGCTCCTCAGACAGCACCAATGGCACGGGAGTGCAAGGGGGCCAGATCCCCGAACTTGTCTTCTATGCATGA
- the btbd6b gene encoding BTB/POZ domain-containing protein 6-B isoform X1 translates to MPAPPDCLYGRIMKFLTFFLLLPETLKRTKKGGKQSGKLPVCYEIVTLSLKKKMAAELYPASINTNLPNSNDAAVTAASKKSIVQVTQTVTVPTTTATQQNINNNNVETSSWQSTHPTLRERNALMFNNEHMADVHFIVGPPGESQKVPAHKYVLAVGSSVFGAMFYGDLAEGESEIHIPDVEPAAFLILLKYMYSDEIELEADTVLATLYAAKKYIVPALAKACVTFLETSLEAKNACVLLSQSRLFEEPDLTQRCWEVIDAQAELALRSDGFCEIDLQTLEIILRRETLNTREAVVFQAVLDWAVAECRRQGLGATARNKRAVLGKALYLVRIPTMTLEEFADGAAQSDVLTLEETHDVFLWYTAANKPKLDFPLAQRTGLAPQRCHRFQSSAYRSNQWRYRGRCDSIQFAVDKRIFIAGLGLYGSSGGKAEYSVKIELKRQGTTLAQNLTTFVSDGSSSTFSVWFEHPVQVEQDAFYTVSAVLDGNELSYFGQEGMTEVQCGKVTFQFQCSSDSTNGTGVQGGQIPELVFYA, encoded by the exons ATGCCAGCACCCCCGGATTGCCTTTATGGCCGGATCATGAAGTTTTTGACATTTTTCCTTTTGCTTCCAGAAACCTTGAAAAGGACCAAAAAGGGTGGGAAGCAGTCCGGCAAGCTGCCAGTATGCTATGAAATTGTGACTTTGTCCTTGAAGAAGAAGATGGCTGCAGAACTGTACCCTGCCAGCATCAACACCAACCTCCCGAACAGCAACGACGCCGCAGTGACTGCTGCCAGCAAAAAAAGCATCGTCCAGGTCACCCAAACGGTGACCGTACCGACTACGACTGCTACCCAGCAgaatatcaacaacaacaacgttgAGACTAGCAGCTGGCAGTCAACTCACCCGACATTGCGAGAAAG GAATGCCTTGATGTTCAATAACGAACACATGGCAGATGTACATTTCATTGTGGGTCCTCCTGGCGAATCACAGAAAGTTCCAGCTCACAAG TATGTATTGGCTGTGGGAAGCTCCGTTTTTGGTGCCATGTTTTATGGCGACCTAGCGGAAGGGGAGTCTGAGATTCATATTCCAGATGTGGAGCCTGCTGCTTTCTTAATTCTCTTAAA GTATATGTACAGCGACGAGATTGAACTGGAGGCGGACACGGTGCTGGCCACCCTGTACGCCGCCAAGAAGTACATCGTGCCTGCCCTGGCCAAGGCCTGCGTCACCTTCCTGGAGACCAGCCTGGAGGCCAAGAACGCCTGCGTGCTGCTCTCCCAGAGCCGCCTCTTCGAGGAGCCCGACCTGACGCAGCGCTGCTGGGAGGTGATCGATGCCCAGGCGGAGCTGGCGCTGCGCTCCGACGGCTTCTGCGAGATCGACCTGCAGACCCTGGAGATCATCCTGCGCCGGGAGACCCTCAACACGCGCGAGGCTGTGGTCTTCCAGGCTGTGCTGGACTGGGCCGTGGCCGAGTGCCGGAGGCAAGGGCTGGGGGCTACGGCGCGCAACAAGCGGGCCGTGCTGGGCAAGGCGCTGTACCTGGTGCGCATCCCCACCATGACGCTGGAGGAGTTTGCCGACGGGGCGGCCCAGTCGGACGTCCTGACCCTGGAGGAGACGCACGACGTCTTCCTGTGGTACACGGCCGCCAACAAGCCCAAGCTGGACTTCCCCCTGGCGCAGAGGACGGGCCTGGCCCCGCAGAGGTGCCACCGCTTCCAGTCGTCCGCCTACCGGAGCAACCAGTGGCGCTACCGGGGCCGCTGCGACAGCATCCAGTTTGCGGTGGACAAGCGGATCTTCATCGCCGGGCTGGGCCTGTACGGCTCGAGCGGCGGGAAGGCCGAGTACAGCGTCAAGATCGAACTGAAGCGCCAGGGGACCACCCTGGCACAGAACCTGACCACGTTCGTGTCGGACGGTTCCAGCAGCACGTTCTCGGTGTGGTTCGAGCACCCCGTCCAAGTGGAACAGGACGCTTTCTACACGGTCAGTGCCGTGCTGGATGGGAACGAGCTGAGCTACTTTGGACAGGAAGGCATGACGGAGGTGCAGTGTGGGAAGGTGACCTTCCAGTTCCAGTGCTCCTCAGACAGCACCAATGGCACGGGAGTGCAAGGGGGCCAGATCCCCGAACTTGTCTTCTATGCATGA
- the btbd6b gene encoding BTB/POZ domain-containing protein 6-B isoform X3 — MAAELYPASINTNLPNSNDAAVTAASKKSIVQVTQTVTVPTTTATQQNINNNNVETSSWQSTHPTLRERNALMFNNEHMADVHFIVGPPGESQKVPAHKYVLAVGSSVFGAMFYGDLAEGESEIHIPDVEPAAFLILLKYMYSDEIELEADTVLATLYAAKKYIVPALAKACVTFLETSLEAKNACVLLSQSRLFEEPDLTQRCWEVIDAQAELALRSDGFCEIDLQTLEIILRRETLNTREAVVFQAVLDWAVAECRRQGLGATARNKRAVLGKALYLVRIPTMTLEEFADGAAQSDVLTLEETHDVFLWYTAANKPKLDFPLAQRTGLAPQRCHRFQSSAYRSNQWRYRGRCDSIQFAVDKRIFIAGLGLYGSSGGKAEYSVKIELKRQGTTLAQNLTTFVSDGSSSTFSVWFEHPVQVEQDAFYTVSAVLDGNELSYFGQEGMTEVQCGKVTFQFQCSSDSTNGTGVQGGQIPELVFYA, encoded by the exons ATGGCTGCAGAACTGTACCCTGCCAGCATCAACACCAACCTCCCGAACAGCAACGACGCCGCAGTGACTGCTGCCAGCAAAAAAAGCATCGTCCAGGTCACCCAAACGGTGACCGTACCGACTACGACTGCTACCCAGCAgaatatcaacaacaacaacgttgAGACTAGCAGCTGGCAGTCAACTCACCCGACATTGCGAGAAAG GAATGCCTTGATGTTCAATAACGAACACATGGCAGATGTACATTTCATTGTGGGTCCTCCTGGCGAATCACAGAAAGTTCCAGCTCACAAG TATGTATTGGCTGTGGGAAGCTCCGTTTTTGGTGCCATGTTTTATGGCGACCTAGCGGAAGGGGAGTCTGAGATTCATATTCCAGATGTGGAGCCTGCTGCTTTCTTAATTCTCTTAAA GTATATGTACAGCGACGAGATTGAACTGGAGGCGGACACGGTGCTGGCCACCCTGTACGCCGCCAAGAAGTACATCGTGCCTGCCCTGGCCAAGGCCTGCGTCACCTTCCTGGAGACCAGCCTGGAGGCCAAGAACGCCTGCGTGCTGCTCTCCCAGAGCCGCCTCTTCGAGGAGCCCGACCTGACGCAGCGCTGCTGGGAGGTGATCGATGCCCAGGCGGAGCTGGCGCTGCGCTCCGACGGCTTCTGCGAGATCGACCTGCAGACCCTGGAGATCATCCTGCGCCGGGAGACCCTCAACACGCGCGAGGCTGTGGTCTTCCAGGCTGTGCTGGACTGGGCCGTGGCCGAGTGCCGGAGGCAAGGGCTGGGGGCTACGGCGCGCAACAAGCGGGCCGTGCTGGGCAAGGCGCTGTACCTGGTGCGCATCCCCACCATGACGCTGGAGGAGTTTGCCGACGGGGCGGCCCAGTCGGACGTCCTGACCCTGGAGGAGACGCACGACGTCTTCCTGTGGTACACGGCCGCCAACAAGCCCAAGCTGGACTTCCCCCTGGCGCAGAGGACGGGCCTGGCCCCGCAGAGGTGCCACCGCTTCCAGTCGTCCGCCTACCGGAGCAACCAGTGGCGCTACCGGGGCCGCTGCGACAGCATCCAGTTTGCGGTGGACAAGCGGATCTTCATCGCCGGGCTGGGCCTGTACGGCTCGAGCGGCGGGAAGGCCGAGTACAGCGTCAAGATCGAACTGAAGCGCCAGGGGACCACCCTGGCACAGAACCTGACCACGTTCGTGTCGGACGGTTCCAGCAGCACGTTCTCGGTGTGGTTCGAGCACCCCGTCCAAGTGGAACAGGACGCTTTCTACACGGTCAGTGCCGTGCTGGATGGGAACGAGCTGAGCTACTTTGGACAGGAAGGCATGACGGAGGTGCAGTGTGGGAAGGTGACCTTCCAGTTCCAGTGCTCCTCAGACAGCACCAATGGCACGGGAGTGCAAGGGGGCCAGATCCCCGAACTTGTCTTCTATGCATGA
- the xrcc3 gene encoding DNA repair protein XRCC3 has product MNWEDLELSPRIISGLKKANFKSAREILCHSGHDLQRLANLSKCDVKHLLAVVASSLRRRPPTTALQLQRGECLSLEPGHRLTLACPVLDSFLRGGIPLCGITELAGESGTGKTQFGLQLSLSVQYPQEYGGLGSGAVYICTEDSFPIKRLRQLITQQSLLRPELPQTLIRSIRFSDNIYIEHAADLGALQVCVSQRVPVLLSRGLVRLVVVDSVAALFRSEFQADEAAERARHMQTLAGTLHRLSHSYNAPVLCINQVTDVIDESDQARCNFGLVNSKVLPALGMAWANLVLVRLMLRRLQGSTGSGTQDSAPRRLEVVFAPHLPQAGCLCGVYEEGVRGLSSTDPGQ; this is encoded by the exons ATGAATTGGGAAGATCTGGAGCTCAGTCCGAGAATAATATCCGGTTTAAAGAAAG CCAACTTTAAATCAGCAAGAGAGATTCTCTGTCATTCGGGTCATGATCTGCAGCGACTTGCCAACTTGTCCAAGTGCGACGTCAAACACCTGCTCGCAGTTGTTGCTTCCTCTCTCCGCAGACGTCCACCTACAACGG CCTTACAGCTACAGCGCGGTGAATGCCTTTCTTTGGAGCCCGGGCACAGATTGACTTTGGCCTGCCCTGTTTTGGATTCCTTCCTACGAGGTGGTATCCCTTTGTGTGGCATCACAGAACTTGCAGGAGAGAGTGGCACGGGGAAGACCCAGTTTGGATTGCAGCTTAGTCTTTCAGTACAATATCCTCAAGAGTATGGGGGGCTTGGTTCAG GTGCCGTCTATATCTGCACAGAGGATTCTTTTCCCATCAAGCGACTCCGACAGCTCATTACCCAGCAGTCTCTCCTGAGGCCCGAGCTCCCGCAGACCCTCATCCGCAGTATCCGCTTCTCGGACAATATTTACATAGAGCACGCCGCTGATTTG GGGGCGCTGCAGGTCTGCGTGTCTCAGCGGGTGCCCGTTTTGCTCTCCAGAGGCCTGGTGAGGCTGGTGGTGGTCGACTCGGTGGCCGCATTGTTCCGCAGCGAGTTCCAGGCGGACGAGGCGGCAGAGAGAGCCCGCCACATGCAGACCCTGGCGGGCACTCTCCACCGGTTGAGTCACAGTTATAATGCGCCCGTCCTGTGCATCAACCAG GTGACTGATGTTATTGACGAATCTGATCAAGCACGCTGCAATTTTGG TCTAGTCAACAGCAAGGTGCTGCCTGCTCTAGGCATGGCCTGGGCCAACCTGGTGCTGGTGAGACTGATGCTGAGACGCCTGCAGGGCAGCACGGGCTCAGGGACCCAGGACAGCGCCCCCCGCAGGCTGGAGGTGGTGTTCGCTCCCCATCTGCCACaggctggctgtctgtgtggggtCTATGAGGAAGGAGTGAGGGGACTGTCAAGTACAGACCCTGGTCAGTGA